A section of the Amblyomma americanum isolate KBUSLIRL-KWMA chromosome 2, ASM5285725v1, whole genome shotgun sequence genome encodes:
- the LOC144121250 gene encoding uncharacterized protein LOC144121250 isoform X2 produces the protein MSTDERHLLIMVERLPDEIAQVYSQTKRKKSSQHTNSFKHRKLKDKDEECKESDGASASPAARETGNHIPVSPPHLPMSLPMYNRTVSLQPPHAKEAVATTESLKVKVKVKPRMKVKIRTNKEEGAPGSNRVLQKIKIRKVSKEAVSSDPPPNAADSNNEGLVIKECAQEGSTKQPSEKYEIVSSSGKATDTSLHCEEIGATNTEAVIVEQDTEIKDNVEAWLRDLVSQSSEEMKGEAVSVSEGSTIKEASSCGGSSVSQDTESYDSSDDVDLESDGSQRTEIDATNCTSSDTEIDESQEDETKVANSGEVEVSAVTAAEASSHGNVLQECFTALQHIVSEVCAENEVLSKEESNSGNDYVDDMRLEVMACNLPLVATETKDVSPQPEETAAQAIMAEVLDDESPHTECSLPDKGCVNKPKPTTSPINIIDITDDAVVSDLVVTEEASQCIRTIVPPDSSTDEQDVKTARTVDVVDLTNDDVDCYVVSPVNKEDVAVVSSMTGVCMAAAKELDLFANMTILESWDVEAEAILACVQEYLGHLEKCLTSLDLMEEASRAMLVTALQEKGMVLKKIFGQLKALLFHPEQLNRVFSVENGFCALLGIDNASQVFSNHRTPGKEVKEPNSATRALMRRLSAGVNDGPSRVPPQKTSIAHEVPSVEHKASQGTLCPEQRVGLNAHNADEKRWKPACDPSANRARTTWRHLVAVANRRGRGYTGGQGVVTIVPPVSQANEKRSSLGLSVIQTGRIAVTSAVHTNLESRDSLQRDKASLMQLPTCGLQKVQPKPRTAVVSNLQPVTQRQMHHDQPLRKQSTNHPLSMLLRELQQIADGSFAVPSTCADTREKPVAPDTKQVQPSRTAAGTSTSVTTTPLLPASSASLSCQISLLPVSTVSSSSSSSSSSSKVTALPVSLTVLPVTAASAPAPSVTTTTSSPVAGGNISTPRASSVQSSPHSILQKLQLNTGLTVVPVQQKEKLSKEDTAADGTLRKNTSAGDSTVSKGETALICKDGAIAVPSGLSITSALPRAPAGDKAVTKTSEQVAVIQIGKASQHQPHIPTTKPAASTVSTPAAGRSHPPVSHQPASAPAVQAMAQRATIPNSVAPKTLLLPRHQQQQHHQQQKQHQQQQQQQQKQQQQQQQQQQQQLQQQQQQQQQQLQQQQQHQQQQQQRPVAYSRHVVDPRPQQMSVYSSAAVSRTAVPALRPMTMTTSAHRPLLPRLPTAMHPPASSAAGPQPVQVPTSNMAPVLVRGHNAAGSPVVSAAKSAIVCGSARVPCGSDLQLPEQNGSTTSAAVMQSHLGRGAPCCRHGLAATCRRSSVSMGWLCTAEPSVRKRRAPQRTTATAWASHGDTTGAFASGSALLQVTRVHPECFSSHHERQASVACGSMCAMLFERVSFF, from the exons ATGTCCACTGACGAGCGGCATTTGCTCATCATGGTTGAGAGGCTGCCTGATGAAATCGCGCAAGTCTACAGCCAAACCAAAAGAAAGAAGTCTTCGCAACACACAAACTCATTCAAGCACCGCAAGCTGAAAGACAAAGATGAGGAGTGCAAAGAAAGTGATGGGGCATCGGCGTCCCCAGCGGCACGGGAGACTGGCAACCACATCCCTGTGTCCCCGCCTCATCTCCCAATGTCACTGCCAATGTACAACAGAACTGTGTCTTTGCAGCCACCTCATGCTAAAGAAGCAGTGGCTACAACTGAAAGTTTGAAAGTCAAGGTCAAAGTAAAGCCTAGAATGAAGGTTAAGATCAGAACGAACAAAGAAGAGGGGGCTCCTGGATCCAACAGAGTATTGCAAAAAATCAAGATACGCAAGGTTTCCAAAGAAGCGGTATCTTCCGACCCACCACCAAATGCTGCGGACAGTAATAATGAAGGCCTCGTTATCAAGGAATGTGCTCAAGAGGGTAGTACCAAACAGCCATCAGAGAAGTATGAGATCGTTTCATCATCTGGAAAGGCAACTGACACAAGCTTGCATTGTGAAGAAATTGGTGCCACTAATACAGAAGCTGTGATTGTTGAGCAGGACACTGAGATTAAAGACAATGTTGAAGCCTGGCTTAGAGATCTTGTGAGCCAGTCGAGTGAAGAAATGAAAGGTGAAGCAGTCAGTGTGTCAGAGGGGTCAACTATTAAAGAAGCGAGCAGCTGTGGTGGTTCATCTGTGAGCCAGGACACAGAGTCATACGATTCAAGTGATGATGTAGACCTTGAAAGTGATGGTTCTCAGAGGACGGAGATTGACGCCACCAACTGCACAAGCTCAGACACTGAGATTGATGAGTCACAGGAGGACGAAACGAAAGTGGCGAACTCTGGTGAAGTGGAGGTCTCAGCTGTGACAGCAGCTGAAGCTTCTAGCCATGGAAATGTGCTGCAGGAGTGCTTCACTGCATTACAGCATATTGTATCTGAAGTGTGTGCTGAAAATGAAGTACTGTCGAAAGAAGAGAGCAACTCTGGCAATGATTATGTTGACGACATGAGACTAGAAGTAATGGCTTGTAATTTGCCATTAGTTGCCACAGAAACCAAAGATGTATCTCCCCAGCCTGAGGAAACTGCAGCGCAGGCGATCATGGCCGAAGTACTTGACGATGAAAGCCCGCATACAGAGTGCAGTTTACCAGATAAGGGCTGTGTTAATAAGCCAAAGCCAACCACATCTCCTATAAACATTATTGACATAACAGATGATGCAGTTGTTTCAGACTTAGTAGTGACTGAAGAAGCCAGTCAGTGTATAAGGACTATTGTGCCACCTGATTCATCGACAGACGAACAAGACGTCAAAACTGCACGCACTGTGGATGTTGTGGATCTTACAAATGATGATGTGGACTGCTATGTTGTCAGTCCTGTGAACAAAGAGGATGTGGCTGTGGTCTCAAGCATGACAGGGGTGTGCATGGCAGCAGCCAAAGAACTCGACCTGTTTGCCAATATGACCATCTTGGAAAGTTGGGATGTAGAGGCTGAAGCTATCCTTGCTTGTGTTCAGGAGTACTTGGGCCACTTGGAAAAATGCTTGACAAGCCTGGACCTGATGGAGGAAGCATCTAGAGCCATGCTTGTCACAGCACTGCAGGAGAAGGGCATGGTGCTCAAGAAGATCTTTGGTCAGTTGAAAGCACTGCTGTTTCACCCTGAACAACTGAACAGAGTTTTCTCCGTAGAAAATGGGTTTTGTGCTCTTCTGGGCATCGACAATGCATCGCAGGTTTTCAGCAATCATCGAACCCCTGGAAAAGAGGTGAAGGAGCCAAACAGTGCCACTAGAGCACTTATGCGACGCCTGTCGGCTGGAGTGAATGATGGTCCCAGCAGAGTCCCGCCCCAAAAGACTAGCATTGCCCATGAAGTACCTTCTGTTGAGCACAAAGCTTCACAGGGGACACTCTGTCCTGAGCAGCGTGTTGGTTTGAATGCACATAATGCTGATGAGAAGCGCTGGAAACCAGCTTGCGACCCATCAGCCAATCGTGCAAGGACAACCTGGAGGCACTTGGTGGCTGTTGCCAATAGAAGAGGACGTGGATATACTGGGGGCCAAGGTGTCGTTACCATAGTGCCACCAGTGTCGCAGGCTAATGAAAAAAGGTCATCGCTGGGATTGTCAGTCATTCAGACTGGCAGGATAGCAGTCACATCGGCGGTCCATACAAACCTGGAGAGCCGGGACAGTCTTCAGCGTGACAAGGCATCTTTGATGCAGCTGCCAACGTGCGGCCTCCAGAAAGTGCAGCCCAAGCCGAGGACTGCTGTGGTGTC gaactTGCAGCCTGTCACGCAGAGGCAAATGCACCATGATCAACCTCTGCGTAAGCAAAGCACTAACCATCCTCTCTCCATGTTACTGAGAGAGTTGCAACAAATTGCAGACGGGAGTTTTGCTGTGCCGAGCACATGTGCTGATACAAGGGAGAAGCCTGTTGCACCTGACACCAAACAAGTGCAGCCTTCAAGGACAGCTGCTGGAACATCCACCAGTGTCACTACAACTCCTTTATTGCCAGCCTCGTCAGCTTCCCTCAGTTGTCAGATCTCACTCTTGCCCGTGTCCActgtgagcagcagcagcagcagcagcagcagcagcagcaaggttaCAGCACTTCCTGTGAGTCTGACTGTTTTGCCTGTGACTGCGGCCTCTGCCCCTGCACCGTctgttaccaccaccaccagctcaCCAGTTGCAGGTGGAAACATTTCAACCCCCCGGGCTTCCTCTGTTCAGTCTAGCCCACACAGCATCCTGCAGAAGCTCCAGCTAAACACGGGTCTCACAGTGGTGCCAGTTCAACAGAAGGAAAAACTGAGCAAGGAGGACACTGCTGCAGATGGCACGCTGCGCAAGAACACGTCTGCTGGAGACAGCACTGTGTCTAAAGGTGAAACGGCATTGATCTGTAAAGATGGTGCAATTGCAGTTCCTTCGGGCCTGAGCATAACGAGTGCACTTCCCAGAGCACCTGCGGGTGATAAGGCTGTGACCAAGACATCTGAACAGGTGGCAGTTATACAGATAGGCAAGGCCAGCCAGCACCAGCCACACATTCCCACTACAAAGccagcagcatcaacagtgagCACCCCGGCTGCTGGACGAAGCCATCCGCCCGTGTCACATCAGCCTGCCAGTGCCCCAGCAGTGCAAGCTATGGCTCAGAGAGCAACTATTCCAAACAGCGTAGCTCCCAAGACTTTGCTGCTGCCTCGGCATCAGCAACAGCAACATCATCAGCAACAGAAACaacatcagcaacagcagcaacagcagcaaaagcagcaacaacagcaacagcagcaacaacagcagcagctgcagcagcagcagcaacaacagcaacagcagctgcagcagcagcagcagcatcagcagcaacagcaacagcggcCAGTTGCCTACAGCAGGCATGTGGTCGATCCAAGGCCTCAGCAAATGTCGGTATACTCTTCTGCTGCTGTGTCAAGGACTGCAGTGCCTGCACTTAGACCCATGACTATGACAACGAGTGCCCACCGGCCTTTGCTGCCACGGCTGCCCACAGCAATGCATCCACCTGCAAGCAGTGCTGCTGGACCACAACCAGTACAG GTTCCCACAAGCAACATGGCACCAGTTCTTGTTCGTGGCCACAACGCTGCAGGAAGTCCAGTGGTCTCAGCAGCCAAATCAGCAATTGTGTGTGGCAGTGCCAGGGTTCCGTGTGGTTCAGACCTCCAGCTTCCAGAGCAGAATGGCAGCACCACCTCCGCTGCAGTTATGCAGTCCCACCTTGGCCGTGGGGCGCCCTGTTGCCGGCACGGTCTTGCAGCCACCTGCCGCCGTTCCTCCGTTTCCATGGGGTGGCTTTGCACCGCAGAACCCTCGGTTCGTAAGCGCCGTGCCCCTCAGCGGACCACAGCCACTGCCTGGGCAAGCCATGGCGACACAACAG GCGCTTTTGCCTCGGGGTCCGCCCTACTACAGGTAACCCGAGTTCATCCTGAGTGCTTCTCCTCTCATCACGAAAGACAAGCTTCAGTTGCCTGTGGCAGCATGTGTGCAATGCTATTTGAGCGTGTGTCTTTTTTCTAA
- the LOC144121250 gene encoding uncharacterized protein LOC144121250 isoform X1 — protein sequence MSTDERHLLIMVERLPDEIAQVYSQTKRKKSSQHTNSFKHRKLKDKDEECKESDGASASPAARETGNHIPVSPPHLPMSLPMYNRTVSLQPPHAKEAVATTESLKVKVKVKPRMKVKIRTNKEEGAPGSNRVLQKIKIRKVSKEAVSSDPPPNAADSNNEGLVIKECAQEGSTKQPSEKYEIVSSSGKATDTSLHCEEIGATNTEAVIVEQDTEIKDNVEAWLRDLVSQSSEEMKGEAVSVSEGSTIKEASSCGGSSVSQDTESYDSSDDVDLESDGSQRTEIDATNCTSSDTEIDESQEDETKVANSGEVEVSAVTAAEASSHGNVLQECFTALQHIVSEVCAENEVLSKEESNSGNDYVDDMRLEVMACNLPLVATETKDVSPQPEETAAQAIMAEVLDDESPHTECSLPDKGCVNKPKPTTSPINIIDITDDAVVSDLVVTEEASQCIRTIVPPDSSTDEQDVKTARTVDVVDLTNDDVDCYVVSPVNKEDVAVVSSMTGVCMAAAKELDLFANMTILESWDVEAEAILACVQEYLGHLEKCLTSLDLMEEASRAMLVTALQEKGMVLKKIFGQLKALLFHPEQLNRVFSVENGFCALLGIDNASQVFSNHRTPGKEVKEPNSATRALMRRLSAGVNDGPSRVPPQKTSIAHEVPSVEHKASQGTLCPEQRVGLNAHNADEKRWKPACDPSANRARTTWRHLVAVANRRGRGYTGGQGVVTIVPPVSQANEKRSSLGLSVIQTGRIAVTSAVHTNLESRDSLQRDKASLMQLPTCGLQKVQPKPRTAVVSNLQPVTQRQMHHDQPLRKQSTNHPLSMLLRELQQIADGSFAVPSTCADTREKPVAPDTKQVQPSRTAAGTSTSVTTTPLLPASSASLSCQISLLPVSTVSSSSSSSSSSSKVTALPVSLTVLPVTAASAPAPSVTTTTSSPVAGGNISTPRASSVQSSPHSILQKLQLNTGLTVVPVQQKEKLSKEDTAADGTLRKNTSAGDSTVSKGETALICKDGAIAVPSGLSITSALPRAPAGDKAVTKTSEQVAVIQIGKASQHQPHIPTTKPAASTVSTPAAGRSHPPVSHQPASAPAVQAMAQRATIPNSVAPKTLLLPRHQQQQHHQQQKQHQQQQQQQQKQQQQQQQQQQQQLQQQQQQQQQQLQQQQQHQQQQQQRPVAYSRHVVDPRPQQMSVYSSAAVSRTAVPALRPMTMTTSAHRPLLPRLPTAMHPPASSAAGPQPVQMRHPPPNHHSPVTTLSRQQQQRVEKQEQGEKVVAASPSVPTSNMAPVLVRGHNAAGSPVVSAAKSAIVCGSARVPCGSDLQLPEQNGSTTSAAVMQSHLGRGAPCCRHGLAATCRRSSVSMGWLCTAEPSVRKRRAPQRTTATAWASHGDTTGAFASGSALLQVTRVHPECFSSHHERQASVACGSMCAMLFERVSFF from the exons ATGTCCACTGACGAGCGGCATTTGCTCATCATGGTTGAGAGGCTGCCTGATGAAATCGCGCAAGTCTACAGCCAAACCAAAAGAAAGAAGTCTTCGCAACACACAAACTCATTCAAGCACCGCAAGCTGAAAGACAAAGATGAGGAGTGCAAAGAAAGTGATGGGGCATCGGCGTCCCCAGCGGCACGGGAGACTGGCAACCACATCCCTGTGTCCCCGCCTCATCTCCCAATGTCACTGCCAATGTACAACAGAACTGTGTCTTTGCAGCCACCTCATGCTAAAGAAGCAGTGGCTACAACTGAAAGTTTGAAAGTCAAGGTCAAAGTAAAGCCTAGAATGAAGGTTAAGATCAGAACGAACAAAGAAGAGGGGGCTCCTGGATCCAACAGAGTATTGCAAAAAATCAAGATACGCAAGGTTTCCAAAGAAGCGGTATCTTCCGACCCACCACCAAATGCTGCGGACAGTAATAATGAAGGCCTCGTTATCAAGGAATGTGCTCAAGAGGGTAGTACCAAACAGCCATCAGAGAAGTATGAGATCGTTTCATCATCTGGAAAGGCAACTGACACAAGCTTGCATTGTGAAGAAATTGGTGCCACTAATACAGAAGCTGTGATTGTTGAGCAGGACACTGAGATTAAAGACAATGTTGAAGCCTGGCTTAGAGATCTTGTGAGCCAGTCGAGTGAAGAAATGAAAGGTGAAGCAGTCAGTGTGTCAGAGGGGTCAACTATTAAAGAAGCGAGCAGCTGTGGTGGTTCATCTGTGAGCCAGGACACAGAGTCATACGATTCAAGTGATGATGTAGACCTTGAAAGTGATGGTTCTCAGAGGACGGAGATTGACGCCACCAACTGCACAAGCTCAGACACTGAGATTGATGAGTCACAGGAGGACGAAACGAAAGTGGCGAACTCTGGTGAAGTGGAGGTCTCAGCTGTGACAGCAGCTGAAGCTTCTAGCCATGGAAATGTGCTGCAGGAGTGCTTCACTGCATTACAGCATATTGTATCTGAAGTGTGTGCTGAAAATGAAGTACTGTCGAAAGAAGAGAGCAACTCTGGCAATGATTATGTTGACGACATGAGACTAGAAGTAATGGCTTGTAATTTGCCATTAGTTGCCACAGAAACCAAAGATGTATCTCCCCAGCCTGAGGAAACTGCAGCGCAGGCGATCATGGCCGAAGTACTTGACGATGAAAGCCCGCATACAGAGTGCAGTTTACCAGATAAGGGCTGTGTTAATAAGCCAAAGCCAACCACATCTCCTATAAACATTATTGACATAACAGATGATGCAGTTGTTTCAGACTTAGTAGTGACTGAAGAAGCCAGTCAGTGTATAAGGACTATTGTGCCACCTGATTCATCGACAGACGAACAAGACGTCAAAACTGCACGCACTGTGGATGTTGTGGATCTTACAAATGATGATGTGGACTGCTATGTTGTCAGTCCTGTGAACAAAGAGGATGTGGCTGTGGTCTCAAGCATGACAGGGGTGTGCATGGCAGCAGCCAAAGAACTCGACCTGTTTGCCAATATGACCATCTTGGAAAGTTGGGATGTAGAGGCTGAAGCTATCCTTGCTTGTGTTCAGGAGTACTTGGGCCACTTGGAAAAATGCTTGACAAGCCTGGACCTGATGGAGGAAGCATCTAGAGCCATGCTTGTCACAGCACTGCAGGAGAAGGGCATGGTGCTCAAGAAGATCTTTGGTCAGTTGAAAGCACTGCTGTTTCACCCTGAACAACTGAACAGAGTTTTCTCCGTAGAAAATGGGTTTTGTGCTCTTCTGGGCATCGACAATGCATCGCAGGTTTTCAGCAATCATCGAACCCCTGGAAAAGAGGTGAAGGAGCCAAACAGTGCCACTAGAGCACTTATGCGACGCCTGTCGGCTGGAGTGAATGATGGTCCCAGCAGAGTCCCGCCCCAAAAGACTAGCATTGCCCATGAAGTACCTTCTGTTGAGCACAAAGCTTCACAGGGGACACTCTGTCCTGAGCAGCGTGTTGGTTTGAATGCACATAATGCTGATGAGAAGCGCTGGAAACCAGCTTGCGACCCATCAGCCAATCGTGCAAGGACAACCTGGAGGCACTTGGTGGCTGTTGCCAATAGAAGAGGACGTGGATATACTGGGGGCCAAGGTGTCGTTACCATAGTGCCACCAGTGTCGCAGGCTAATGAAAAAAGGTCATCGCTGGGATTGTCAGTCATTCAGACTGGCAGGATAGCAGTCACATCGGCGGTCCATACAAACCTGGAGAGCCGGGACAGTCTTCAGCGTGACAAGGCATCTTTGATGCAGCTGCCAACGTGCGGCCTCCAGAAAGTGCAGCCCAAGCCGAGGACTGCTGTGGTGTC gaactTGCAGCCTGTCACGCAGAGGCAAATGCACCATGATCAACCTCTGCGTAAGCAAAGCACTAACCATCCTCTCTCCATGTTACTGAGAGAGTTGCAACAAATTGCAGACGGGAGTTTTGCTGTGCCGAGCACATGTGCTGATACAAGGGAGAAGCCTGTTGCACCTGACACCAAACAAGTGCAGCCTTCAAGGACAGCTGCTGGAACATCCACCAGTGTCACTACAACTCCTTTATTGCCAGCCTCGTCAGCTTCCCTCAGTTGTCAGATCTCACTCTTGCCCGTGTCCActgtgagcagcagcagcagcagcagcagcagcagcagcaaggttaCAGCACTTCCTGTGAGTCTGACTGTTTTGCCTGTGACTGCGGCCTCTGCCCCTGCACCGTctgttaccaccaccaccagctcaCCAGTTGCAGGTGGAAACATTTCAACCCCCCGGGCTTCCTCTGTTCAGTCTAGCCCACACAGCATCCTGCAGAAGCTCCAGCTAAACACGGGTCTCACAGTGGTGCCAGTTCAACAGAAGGAAAAACTGAGCAAGGAGGACACTGCTGCAGATGGCACGCTGCGCAAGAACACGTCTGCTGGAGACAGCACTGTGTCTAAAGGTGAAACGGCATTGATCTGTAAAGATGGTGCAATTGCAGTTCCTTCGGGCCTGAGCATAACGAGTGCACTTCCCAGAGCACCTGCGGGTGATAAGGCTGTGACCAAGACATCTGAACAGGTGGCAGTTATACAGATAGGCAAGGCCAGCCAGCACCAGCCACACATTCCCACTACAAAGccagcagcatcaacagtgagCACCCCGGCTGCTGGACGAAGCCATCCGCCCGTGTCACATCAGCCTGCCAGTGCCCCAGCAGTGCAAGCTATGGCTCAGAGAGCAACTATTCCAAACAGCGTAGCTCCCAAGACTTTGCTGCTGCCTCGGCATCAGCAACAGCAACATCATCAGCAACAGAAACaacatcagcaacagcagcaacagcagcaaaagcagcaacaacagcaacagcagcaacaacagcagcagctgcagcagcagcagcaacaacagcaacagcagctgcagcagcagcagcagcatcagcagcaacagcaacagcggcCAGTTGCCTACAGCAGGCATGTGGTCGATCCAAGGCCTCAGCAAATGTCGGTATACTCTTCTGCTGCTGTGTCAAGGACTGCAGTGCCTGCACTTAGACCCATGACTATGACAACGAGTGCCCACCGGCCTTTGCTGCCACGGCTGCCCACAGCAATGCATCCACCTGCAAGCAGTGCTGCTGGACCACAACCAGTACAG ATGCGCCATCCACCACCCAACCACCATTCCCCTGTCACCACCCTCTCACGACAACAGCAACAAAGGGTGGAGAAACAAGAGCAAGGCGAGAAAGTAGTGGCGGCCAGTCCTTCG GTTCCCACAAGCAACATGGCACCAGTTCTTGTTCGTGGCCACAACGCTGCAGGAAGTCCAGTGGTCTCAGCAGCCAAATCAGCAATTGTGTGTGGCAGTGCCAGGGTTCCGTGTGGTTCAGACCTCCAGCTTCCAGAGCAGAATGGCAGCACCACCTCCGCTGCAGTTATGCAGTCCCACCTTGGCCGTGGGGCGCCCTGTTGCCGGCACGGTCTTGCAGCCACCTGCCGCCGTTCCTCCGTTTCCATGGGGTGGCTTTGCACCGCAGAACCCTCGGTTCGTAAGCGCCGTGCCCCTCAGCGGACCACAGCCACTGCCTGGGCAAGCCATGGCGACACAACAG GCGCTTTTGCCTCGGGGTCCGCCCTACTACAGGTAACCCGAGTTCATCCTGAGTGCTTCTCCTCTCATCACGAAAGACAAGCTTCAGTTGCCTGTGGCAGCATGTGTGCAATGCTATTTGAGCGTGTGTCTTTTTTCTAA